TCGACGAGTTGGCGGGCCTGCTCGTGATAGCCGATGAACCTCCCGCGGCGCCGGTAGGTGCGGCGCTGCTCCAGGGCGGTGTTCCACACACTGCGGCAGGCCCCGCCGATCCGCTCGGCGAACCCGCTCTGCTCCTCGGTGAGGTCCAGCCGGTACCTACGCCCGCTCAGCACGACGCCTCACCGGTTCTTCCGGCTCTCGACATACCGCTCGACGACATCGGCGGGTGTCCCACCCACGGTGGCCACGAAGGAACGGTGGCCACGAGCGAGGAGTTGGTCCACAGCGTCGGCAGTTTCGACCTCAAGCCCGCAAACTCCTGCCGCAGGACCCGGGAGGAGCGGCCCTTCAACTGTAGGTCCACCTCGACCAACAGGTGAACGTGGTCGGGCAGCACCTCCACCTCCACCGGCCACGCCCCCTGTCTCCTCGATCACCTCGCGGAGCAGCGCTTTCAGCCGCGCTTCGATCCGTCCGTCCGGCACCCCCCGCGGCACGTGGGGCACCACACCACGTGAAAGGCGCGCTGGAAGGTGATGCTGCCGTTCGTGCGCGAGGTCACGGCCACCCGGATCAATTTACGGTGTTGATCTATCTACCGCTCAAAGATTCGACAGAAGGGCTTACCCCCATGGCTGAAGCCAGGGGTCCGCGCCCTAGATCTTCGATCGAGGAAAGGCCCCGCGGGGAGGTCGGGTTCCCGGACGGTCACGGCGGTGGCCACGGCAACGGCTATGGCGCCGGCCCGCGCCTCATGCGCCACAGAAATGCCCTACGGTACTCTGGGTTGTCGGTAGATAACTCAACGTGTGCACGTCGACGTGGCGTGTCGCTGGGTCCCGATTTCGGCCTGCTCGAGATGTCGTATCGGAAGGACCGCTGTTCGTCTCAGGGGTAGGAGGTGGTTCACGTGAAGTACGTGTTGATGTTCATCGAGACCGAGCAGTACCGCAAGGACTGGGAGGCCAAGGACCAGTCCGAGCGCGATGCGGCGTTCGAGGCGGTCGGGCGCTGGTTCGCCGAGCACGGCCAGAAGATCACGCACAGCACCCAGTTGCAGCCCGCCCACGCCGCGACCACGCTGCGCCTCAGCGGCGCAGGCGAGCCGGTCATGACCGACGGGCCCTTCGTGGAGGGCAAGGAGGTCGTCAGCGGCTACGTGGAGGCCGAACTCGCCGATCTGGACGAGGCACTCCGCATGGCCAGGTCGTGGCCGGCCTGCCCTG
This Nonomuraea muscovyensis DNA region includes the following protein-coding sequences:
- a CDS encoding YciI family protein; this translates as MKYVLMFIETEQYRKDWEAKDQSERDAAFEAVGRWFAEHGQKITHSTQLQPAHAATTLRLSGAGEPVMTDGPFVEGKEVVSGYVEAELADLDEALRMARSWPACPVVEIRPAS